The DNA segment GGACTCCCCCAAACTTTACCCTGCTATAAAGAAGAAGGTTCTGCACAAAATCCCACTTTTTTAATAGAGCATGCAAGCCCCGTCCTTGCCCAAAGCCCCACATGGGCCAGAATTGCAGCTCTTTTCATGCTTTACACCCCAAACAAGGATCTACTCTTCCTCTATTCAACACGCATCACTCCATGAGCCCACAGAAAGGgggcagagaggagaagggaCCTTTACTACTCTCTGAAGGCCGTGCAATGGCCCTTCCCTGTGGTTTCTACCTCTGCTGGTGGATCTGAGCTCCAAGGATGGAAAAGCTGCCATGTCCTTCCACAGACACCCCACCAACAACCCAAAGAACAAGGGAGGGAGAGTCTGTAGGATGGTGGATCCCACCACCCTGCTCCTCTATTGCAGGTGCTCAGCTGCCCTTCAGCCCCACTTACCTCAATGGCCTTGTAGAAGATGCTGTTCCCAATCTGGACCACCTCGAggttctgctcctgctcatTCCGTGCACATTTGATGTAGGTCATCCAGCTGCGGTGATCCTCCTGGCTGGCGTCGATGAAATACCGCACTGTGCCGTCCTCATTGAACACCTGCGAGGGGAGAGAGCACTTGGTAGCGATGCTGTCCTCAGTGGGCTGAGCCCCTCCACCTCCTGCCTCTGGGGTAAAGCCCCTGGACAGGGACAAACTGAAAGCCAGCACAGCCTCGGGGCTGAgatcctggcagcagccagaagATGCCAAACCCTTCCTTCTCATGGTGCTGGACTGTATCGGGGCTGAGGAATGTGCCCAGCTCTCACTGGCATGACTGGTCCTGCCAGCCCCCATCTCCCTGGAAAACCCAGCTCCCTTCCTTAATCTCCCTTCTCATCAGAGccccaccagcagctcagccccagaggaaggggctgttcctgcagctgccGTGGGAGCGGGAGAGTCCCTGGGTGGAGAGGGAAAGTGCATGCCAGGCTTGGAATGATGCTTGGCAGGGTGCCAGGAAAGATGAGGCAAGTTTCTGTTAGgcataaaattataataataattaacaaTAATTAAGAAGTGCAAGTCTGAgtcaaacaaattaaaaaataggaaaaccCTCTCTATTGGCTGTGCATTAGTGCACAATATCCTGTCCTCCTCAGATCCCCCCAAATTCCACAGTTTGATTTGGGATTGACCTCACCAGGGcaaagcagggagcaggggacagggcagagctgttTTTGCCTACTGTGGCCAGTGCAGGCAGGAACCAGTCGGGTGTTCCAACAGGacagggtgggcagggcagggcagggtgtgaTCTGGCTGCACGGGGCACAAGAAACAGCATTCTGGGGCTCCTCTGTGGGCTGGCTGCACCCCGAGGGCTGAGGAAACCTCATCCTTTTCCTCCAAGGGATTCCTAAACCCACCTGCCCAGATATTTGCATgaatggggaaactgaggcacgagGATGGTGCCCGATGGTGCCCAGGCACGGGACAGAGCCCCGGCACCCCGTCCCTACTTCTCTCCAGACCAGTCCGGGCTCGGGGTTCAGGGGAGTCGTTACCTCCCACATGAGGTTGTTGTTCTTGCACAGGTCCACATGTTCGGGGGAGATGACCCTGCCCGTGAACGGCCCCATCTCGGTGCCAGCCTTGATCCAAGTCTTGGAGAAGATGCCGAGCCCTTCTCCGGGGATGGAGCTCTGGGCGATGATCACTTCCGACGGCAGCACCAGGCTGGAGAGCTTCTGCACCTCTGCGAGGGGGGAGATGGCTCAGaaagggacagggctgggggagaggggggTGACCGAGAGCGGCGGGGACCCCGCCCAACCCCGGCCCCAGCGCAGACCCCGGGGCTGAGCCTTTTAAACGCCCAGCCGGGCTCCCACAAAGCGGTACAAGGTTCCCCCGGGGCATTGAGGAGGTACCTGGGAAAAGCATCCCGGGCTGGGCgagggagcggggctgggaaaggaggttAAATGGTGTCTATTTCGGCCCATCCAGCAATTTGTCATGCTGTTAAAGTGATCTGCATTCATTAAACTCAACTAGAAAGAAATTGCTAATTCTAAATTCATTAGTCCTTTAGGAATGCTGTAGCGGTACATTGTGCCTGAATGGCGCGAGGGCTTGTTTAAAAGGGCCCAGGAATTCCTCTTACAAAATGGGGAGATGAGATGGTTGACATATCGTGAATGGAAATGGAATTAGCCTTCATGGTAAATTAAGAGAGGAACAGAAATCcgagagggggaaaagggagctgGGACGCCCCGGCGATGCCGGGGCGAGAGAAAAGATATTGTCCCGGGCGGCTGAATGCGAGACGGCCCCGGCCCCCCCAGCCCGCGGTTTAAGTGGGAACTTTCTCAGGTCAAGCCCAAGTTAACCAAATGAATTTAAAGCCCTTTTCCCTTAGTCCCACGCCTGGGGAGAGCGGGGCGCCGGGACCGCATCCCGCCGCCGGGCACCGGGAGCCGGCCTGGGGCCGATGGGGGAAACCGAGGGGATCGGGGAGGGTCCGAGGGGGGTCACTCACCTCCGGAGAAGGACTGAGCCAGGACTTCGGCCGTGAAGGCGGTCTTGGGGCTGCTCTTCTCCTCGAAGAGCTGCTCGCCCAGGACGTTTCTCCAGCGGCCGTAGAGGAAGCTGTGCAGGATGTCGGAGGTGATCACCTCGGCCAGCGAGAGCCCCTGCGGCTTCAGCCCAGGCTTGAGGACCAGGGCCTCGGCGGGCAGCACCGAGCCCATCATGGGGGCGAGGCGGCGGGGCCGAGCGCGACGGGGCCGGGCGCGAcgggcggcgggcggcgggcTGGGCTCCGTTCGGCTCGGCGGCTCCCGCCCGGCTATATATGAGCTTCATTGACCCTCCTAATTGGTTATTAATGACCTCCCTGACGTTGGCGGAGAGACTGGGGCTGCCGGAGCGAGGCGAGCCGTCGGAGCCCCCCCctcccatctcctccttccctcccctcccggGGGTGGGGtggctggagggagggagggacacggcgagcacacacacacacacacaaacacgCACAcagcatacacacacacatatacacactcggatacacacacacacgcaccGGCTCGGCCCCCCGCACCTCCCGGCCCGGGCAAACCCAAACCCGGGCACCTGTCCCCGGGCACGGCAGAACAGCAGCGGAACGGGCACGGCTGTCCCCGCCGGTGTTCCACGGACGGGCCGCACCTTTGGCCATGGTTCCGCTCCCCACCTGGTCCCCGCGCTCGTTTTGAGACTGAAACGCTGCTCTTTGGGGCCACTGAGCACCACAACGAAATTGGCGGCCTCGAGCCCGACAGCTCCCGGTGCTCTGCGGCGTTTGGCCCTCGCAGCCCCGGGGGAACGGGCTGAGCCTCCCGTAGTTGGCCCCGACCGTTCTCGGCTCCCCGCTGCCTCCCGCACCTCCGGCTCTCCCGGCCGGGACCGGCAGCACCGGGAGGCTCCGGAGCTGCTCCCCCAAATGCCGGGAGAGGGTCCCCAAGCAGGGGCTGGGTGGGACGCGCTCCCAGGGCCGATCCCCGCTTGACCCCAAGGCAGGGCTCACCCGGCTGCCGCCACCAGCCCGGCAGGTCCCCAACCCCACAGTCCCGTGGGAATCGTGCCCAGGTGTGGATCGCGGACAGGTCGTGGATCCCCCGTCTCCCTGCAATAACAACCATGCCCTGCCGTGTCCCCCCAGCGCCGGACCCCGGCCCCGGGGAGGCTGCGGTATCTCCGGAGCTCTGCCGCCGTGTCACCCGCGCCCGAAGGCATTCCCCGGGCAGCCACGGcgcccatccctgccctgccgAGCCCAGGAGCTCCGCAGCCACCTCTGCTTCCCAACAAGGTGGCATCAGAGCGGAGCCCCCAAACCCAGCGCTCCCCTCCGGGCCCGAGCTTTGCCGGCTCAGCAAAGGGTTAATCTTTCCCGGATTTAAACCAAATCCTGCTGTGTCGAAGCTTAGAGCCCTCTCCTTAGCCTTGTTCTTTTGATTTTCATGGGGACGAGGGGCTGTAAAGGGCTGCGGGAAGAAGGCTGGGCCCCCAGGATCCTCAAAGGCCGGTTCCCGCACCCCGGAGTCCCGGGAAGCCCCGCCGGGTCTCACCGCGCCCGGAGCAGCAGCCAAGCACAGCCCAAACCCCCACCCTATCCCCTGGGTGGATGTTTCATGGGGTGAAGCTGTGGAGTGACTTCTGGCCTGGGTGAAACGATGCTATAACCCATGTgcaattatttctattaatcCAATCAAGAAGCAACGCAGATGTCCGGAACCCACCCAAATCTGCGCTTACTTCGGGTCTTCGCCCCGAGAGAGGCAGCGCTGTCCTGGAAAGAGGAGGTTAACAACCTGCCGGGAATTGGTTTGGGGTTTAATAAGCgtaaaaaataagtttattttgtttttctggactTTGGCTAGAGGAGCTATCAGAATATTTCAGCCTTGCTAAACATAACGCATCAGGTGGAAAGGTTCCCAACACCGGCTCACTCCAGCCGCCAAGGCAAGCCAGCCATCggattgcttttttttattttcccctttccccaggAAAACCCTTCAACCCTCAAGTTATCCCgggacaaaaaaataatagattcTCTTGAACCCCCTGCGGCTCCGGTGCGGGTTGTGCTGAACCCCGCTCCCGGCTGCGGGGGCTCGGCGGTGCGGGGGGGAGTGAAtgaaaaaggtggaaaaaaaaaattcttccattttctgcGTGGTTTTAAATATCCCCAGCTGTTTCCCAAAGCTTCTTCCCGGCCCTAGGAAGGTGCTTTGCTGCGTGTTCCCCTTCCACCCCCtactcatttctcttttttaatatcGCAGCTATCCCTCCTTTTTAACATTTAAGAGGAAACAAGTTTAATATTCATGGCTGTTAATAGAGAAGGGCCATTATCGCCGCCCCATTGTTCTGAGCCCCGCACAATGCTGCTTGTATTTTCATGTGTATATTCCCAAAGTTCCTTCTGAGCGTTTAGTGAGCACTTTAATATTCATGGGTGTTAATAGAGAAGCCCTCAGTATATTGGCATATTGTTGGGAGGTGTACATATTGGTCTGACTCTGAATAGCCACAGtcctcttttcttttgctctgttttgcagGGTTGATGGGCCAGGAGTAAATGGGCATTTTTCCCCCCCGTCTCCCCCTTACAGAGAGAACATCTTTATTCCAGTCCCAGACTTTCTGGTTTCCCATTCAGGACCCTCAGAAATAATGTCAGGCAGAAGAAAAGTGGAGCAAATCAATCTTTCATGGTCTTTTTGAGACCAATTTGACATCCATGgactcttcttttctttcacagccTACAAGGGGATGGTCAGGATCTGGACAAGGTTGGGGTCTGATGAGGGGAGACATGGGATCATAAtgcagcaaagagagaaaagaaaagcaaaacaagaaaagattGCAGGGATGGGGTGATGGAGGAAAAATGAGGGTGAATGACAGTGCAAGAAAGGAGATtagagcccagcagctgctttttggggggcgggggggaggggggagctCTCTCCCCTCTTCCAGCCCTTCGCATGAATAGGATTTGAACAGAGCGGAGATTGATTTATAGTTATTGCAGTTGAACATTTATTGCTCTTAAAGAGTGGcgggagaaaagagagaaaaggggtTTGAAAAGCTCCTTTCTGTATTAAAGAGGTATCAAATGAAGACTGCTGAGATAATATACAGTGGCCAATGGGAATttgatttgctttaaaatttaactCTTGTGGGGCCGCCGGGGATGGAGCCGGGATGCGAGGATGGAGCATCCGCTGCCCCGGGCCAGTGCAGCCGCGATTCTTTCCTCAAAGCCCGCATTCGCTGCCCGGCTTCACTGCAAAGATCCGCGGCGGCTCCTGCGCGGCGGCTCAGGGCTGCGGCTCGGAAGGGGGATTAGTGCTTCGTTTGTACAATTTTgtattattcttatttattatttttttttttttccgtgGAGGGTGAACGCAGGAGGGATGAAGAGCTACGAAAATAACCGGCGCAGGGAAGAACCCTTTTCGAAGCTGAGTTTTTCTTGCGCTAAAACCGGAGGTTTCTCCTCTCCGACAGCAGAAACGCGATCGCAGCCGAGTCCCCTCGGGCGTAGAAAGGAGCCCATTGTTCAATgggaagaaatacatttttagcGGTGATTGAAAGCTCCCCTCTCGTTTGAACTTTAGAAGAAAGTCCCTGGCAGGGAAGAGCAtccccctccctctgccccaacATCTGTTTGGAGCAATCCAGGCTCTAGGGCAGAGCCGGGCTCTGCCCCCTCCCAAAGTCATTAAAAAGATATTAGTTGGGCTGAGAAAAGTCCAGCGGAGCCCCCGATCcggggtggggtggggggggtaGTATGTGTCATTAAAAACGATTTTGGATTTGCCAGCGCTAATACGAGGCGAAGGGACCGTGGGGTCTGAGTTCAAAAGCCCCCTGGCCCCGGCCGCCCCGCCGTGCCCTGCCCGGTGCCCGGTGCCCGGTGCCCGGTGCCCGGTGCCCGGTGCCCGGTGCCCGGTGCCGACCCCATCACCTGCTCCGTGCGCCCCCCGAGCGCCGGGAAAGAGACTGCGGAGAGCCGGGCTGGAAGCCGGGGCTGTCAGCTGCTCCAGCCGAAACCTCTGCGCCTCCACGGGCTGCAAATGCCCCGGGAGCCGGAGGGAATGGGGGGCAGGAGGGATCATCGCACCCCTGCGGGAGCCGGGGGAGCCGGGGCAAGGAGGGATCATCGCACCCCTGCGGCTGCCGCAGGAGCCAGGCGCCTCCGAAGTTGCTAAATGTGCCATTTATTAAAGCATTCAGGGGGCTTTTCTTTGGCGTTTGCTTGCAAACTCACAAAGGCCGAGCTGCTGTTTGGGGGtcttttctgatggaaaaaggGCTCGGAGACCCCCGGCACAAAAGAAATCCTGGCAGTGCTTTCAATGGCCGGGACTCAATGAGGGGGACCCTGCGCGGAGCGGGCGGGGGCGAGGGGCCGCCCGGTGCTGCCTGAAAGGCAGGCCTGAATGTAATGGGGAGATCTGCGTTTATTTGTTGGGATCACATTTAATTAGCTTAGTACAACCCTTGAAAGACAAAGGGACCTCAATCTGGATCCAATCTGAAGCTCGTTTGGAGAGCGAGGGCTCCTGGAAAAgtcaaaagagagaaaggagaaagaaaagggaggcTGGGAGAGAAAGGGGCTGGGGGCCCAGCCAGGTGACTGGCACGCGTGAAACAAGGGGGCCTTTTGGGCACAAGGCAGGGCTcaaaagggagggaggaaaataGCCTCTTCCTCAGGTTTTACCTACTTAAACCCCctgaaggggctggagctgaaAAGCCTCAATAGGGGCTAAGGAGGctgcaaagcaaacagcagcactggagaggGGCTCCGGGCCTGCCGCAGCAGCAGTTGGTGACACTCGGTTATGGGAATGTGCCCAAATGTTACCTGCGCCCGGGAACGCTCCCGCCAGCGGGGCAGGGAGTGCAGGAGGATGAGGCGATGCTCAGGGTGAGCCTGGGCTGAGGGAGCCGCTGCATCCTTCGCATGTTCCCTCTATAGGGTGGGGCTTCCCACCTGTGCCTTCACCCACCCCGTGCAGCACCCCTGCATCATCACTCGGGAAGCTTCACCACAGAGGCcgtggctgggctgggacaccccGGAGGGGTCCCCATGGGTGCACCCCTTGCTTCAGAGCAGCCCTCGGCATCCCAGTTCCAACACAGGGCACATGCAGGCTCAAACGCATGCCACCTCCCCAGGGGCAAAAAGAGAGTGACTGTCCCCAAGGTGCCGCATCCATGGACGGAGCTGAACGGCCCCTTGCTTCCCtccaaacccagcactgctgaccTGTCCCCGCTGCCCTccggggctgggagcagcgGGGAGGGTTCGGGTGCTCCCGAGCAGTGCCCGGCGATGCCCAGCGGCTCCGGACAGGGAGGATGCCCAGAGACCCTCCCGGCAGATGCTCCGGCACAGGGCACGGCAGCCCCTCGATGCCGCGGGCTGATTGCACTGCTCGGGAAGGAGCTTCAGGGCATTATTCGCCTCCATTTCACTCTGCGGGAGGCCGCGGAGCCGAGCAGAGATGCTGAGTGCTCTCCCCTCCGCTCTCCCTCGCTTCCTTGCCTTTCCTTCCcccattcctttcttttaagTATTATTTCCAGGATCGTTTCGGGAAGGGTGTCGCGGCACGCAAGAGCGAGAGGAAGAAAATCACCTTCCCATCTGGGACCGAGCTCAAGCGGCCTCGAAAGGGAACGCGGTTGTGGCGAATCGCGGTGGCGACTCCTCGGCCACCAGCGCGGCCCGGGAACAGGGGCCGGTGGCTCGGGGTGGCcgcagggacagaggggagaTGTGGACAGCAAAGACAGGAAAATCTCTGcgccttttcctccctcccgGCAGTGATCTGAGCATGGGACAGTCGCATCCCACCGATGTCTCTCCCGCATCCCAGCAGCGTCTGTCCCGCATCCCATcgctcctgcagcaccagctccagcgCAGCTGCCGGGTTGTCACCCGGAGCGGTGACTGCGCTGGGACATCAGCCGGGAGAGGTGCCTAAGGGGAGGGTGTGTGGGGCTGTGCGTGAGCCCCAGTGCTGCCCCTGCCCGGCTTTGCTGCCCTCAGCCAGGGCCACGCCGGCAGCCGCCAAACGCACGGGCCGGCTGCGCCGGGAGAATCGCAGGAGCCGGCAGCGGGAGATGGTGACcgaggctgggcaggagcaggatctCAGCACCCAGCaacagcatccctgctccacGGCTGGGCAGCGTCCCCAGGGCCGGGAGCGCGGGGCTGGAAGAGCCCTGGCACGGGAggacaggggaggggacaggtgaCCCCGGCGTGGGGCTGAGGAGTCCCccggcagctcctgctcttcaCCAGCCCTAttccccccaaaacaaacagagcagcagctccggcCTCCCCGTGCAACGACTACACGGCAGCAAAGTTTAATATTCCCTGGCGAATGGTCGGAACAAGGAGGCTGCGCTGAGTGACGGCTCCCACAAAGAGCAGGGACCGTCTAATCCCCGGGACCGCGGCACCTGCACCCCGGCCCGGCCGGGATTAAAGGGGAGCAAGCCGGGCTCTGCAAAGATCAGAGGCTTCATTAGAGTGGCCTTGAAATAGGATTTCCTCCAGTGATAAGGGGCAGGGTGGGAAGATAATCGGGGGGGCTGTTGGTACTTGCCCCCAGATCACCCCCAGAGATGCTCTTTTGGGTCACCTGCCTTGAGGGTGGTGCCCCAGACCTGGAGGGAAGTGGCAGGGCAGATCTGTGCATCCACTGCCCCAAATCTTTAATCCCAGGGATGGCTGGTTCCCCTCTGCCATCttcctccatccccagcagccgCTGAGGAGCTGCCCAGACACAGATGGGGCTCACTGCCCTCCCACTCAGCTCTGGGGGCCACTgtctcctcctgccagcagagccgGGAGCTGTGGCTCTTTCAACTCATCTTCACATCACATAACACCAATTTCTGCTCATTTCCACCATTAAAATTCTGGAAagtttttgtgtcttttccagccttatgAGAACAGAGAATCCCTGTCTGCCATGGgcaccctgcactgctgctaCCCACAGCAAATCCAGCGAAAAAACCTCCAAAGCAGCCAAACGAAGGATAAACAGCTCCCTGCATGGAATAAACACCCACGTGGTGCTTGACAGGATACACTGACACTGCAAGATCCTCATTCCTCGCTCTGCACCACAATCCTACAAACACCAACAGTCCTGAAATCCCCCGAGAGTGGGAGGAACCAGGTGGGTTtaagggagaagcagcagtgcaggtgggGCCCTGTGAATATTCAAATCCTGTTGGAAAGTTCCATGTTAAACACCAGGAGCTCTCTCTCTGACCACACTGCCTATTACTGTAAATACAGCATTCCTTTAatgcaattaaatatttaatacttggagaagggggaaaaaaaggtccCACATCTTCTTGTCTCTTTCAACAGTCATTTCAGTCTAACTCACAATGGCCATAATGTAGTTTGTTCTCAAATCAtgcaaaattaaagaaagtattttagAGTATCTCAAAGTCTCCCACTCCTAAAAGAGCCATTCCTGTTCAGGCTCACTGAATAGAGAGCACAGGAGAGCATCAGGGTCATCCTGGGCTCAGTGAGATGCTCCAGTGATGGTGTTTTTagggctgctgctcagaaagCGTTTGCAGGACCACAGTTAATGTCTGCTCAGGATtcaggctctgcctgcagagtGGGGTGGGGGCTGCCAGCTTGGGGGATCCTGTGGGACGTGGTCCAGACACCCACACACACccagcaaagctgtgctgctgggtaGAAGTGAGATGGATTAAtcctggggagagcagagatggTGTGTGCCTGAGCCAAGGACTTTGGGGAGGGACTGAGGGACGGAGCATTTTTGTCAAGCGTAGGAGAGAACAGGGTCTGGGCACTTCCTGCCAGGGCCATTGGCTCCAGTCCTGCTCTTCCCAAATGCCACATTCTGGAGTCTGAGCCTTCCCCAAACTGAAGGTGTTGTGATGGGATCACCTCACTGCCCCTCAGGATACTGTCTTGTCATGCCCCTGTGCTGGGATCTGGCTccctgtgaggaggaggaggctgcacCATCCCCATCACCATTCATGGACCCCCCAAAGTCCCAAATGTGTCCCACCTGCACAGCCCTCAGGGACTGCTCCTGCTCCATGCagcacccagctcctgccaaaGGGACAGACAAACCCTTCCTGCCTCCAAACCCAGTGCAGCCAGGGCTTATTAATCCACATTACCAGGGGTTAAAtttgcccagggctggggaggagatTTGGTTCCTCTCCTGGACACCAAGGCTTGGCTTTgaaggcagctcagcagcttctgGGCTGCACCACACGACCGAGCCAGGGGACatgaggagctgcctgcagaccCTGGAGCGAAAGGTGAGGGGGcctgtccagccctggggtgggaCTGAGTGTCAGACCAGACCCAGAACCCCCTGGATGGACAGAGaccaggaaagcagcagggctggaggagggctTGGAGGAACCCAAAGGCCACCAGCTCCTCATGAAGTGCTGAGACATCTCTGCCTCAAAccctgcccctctccagcccATCATGGGCTCACAACAGTTCAACATCCGTGGCATCTCcgcccagagcaggcagcaataatggaaaacaaattgGTGAACTTGGGAACGTTTCAAGCACTTCATCCTTCCAGGACACCAGACTGCTGATGAAACCCCAGCTTTGCAGGCACCATCTTAATGACAGGCCAAATTTCAAAGGCTTGCAAACTATTTCTTGTCCTGCTGCCCCACCCCCTCAATAAAAGGTTGCATCAGAAAGAGATATTTCCATAATTTATAGTATGGGCATTTCACTGGGGAGACTCACTCATCTGTACTTACAGATACATTTAAGAAAATGCATCCTCCCACAATCCTGCGCCATTTACGACTATTGGCACAATCTGTAATCCTCAGTCTTCAATTAAGGGACACCTTAGGGTTCATTATCACACAATTGCTCCCTGTGAACCATGCCAAATGCTGTTTTGGCACAGAGCTTGGAAGATGAATTAGAAGGAAGTCTTCTCGGTAATGCCCGCTCCCAATTCCCATCAGCAGCCTTTATGCCCTCCTCTagccattttttcccccctctcccctcttTCCAAGTGGCTTTTACTATCCCATCTTTCAATGTCTCTCTTGATTCTCTGGAGGTATATTTAGAGATGCTACATCTCCTTTTCTTCCGGCTCTCAATGTGCCTCCCGCTCCCGGCTTTGCAGATGGGatcttctttcctcccttcccccgTCATAAACCCCCGCggctgcctgggagcaggggctggagctgcctgaggCTGGAGGAGCCAAAAACTcacattttacaagaaaaagaTCCCTGAAGGGGCTACAGTTATTGCCAAACTTGGTCTGGGCACAACGAAAGGTTGATGGCCTTAACACATCTGATAGCGGCTCCACATCCCTCCCATTCCTCTCCCAGTCAGGAGCAGGATGATTGCTCCAGCAATCCCCTTGCAGGCACGGATCCTGCATGGATCCTGCATGGATCCTGCATGGATCCTGCATGGATCCTGCATGGATcctgccacagagctgggaaagagcaACAAGTTCAGAGTATTAAAAGCAGGGGCTGCCAACTCCTCAGCAGTAAAACCTTTacagggctgcagaggaaattcctgctgttcACACAGGTGCTCTGGGATCCTCCTAACAACGACAAGCACAGAAACCTGCACGGGACTGCTCGGTGTCACAGCACCAGGAGGATGTGACAGGAACAGAGTTCCCCCAGAATT comes from the Parus major isolate Abel chromosome 17, Parus_major1.1, whole genome shotgun sequence genome and includes:
- the PRDM12 gene encoding PR domain zinc finger protein 12, which gives rise to MMGSVLPAEALVLKPGLKPQGLSLAEVITSDILHSFLYGRWRNVLGEQLFEEKSSPKTAFTAEVLAQSFSGEVQKLSSLVLPSEVIIAQSSIPGEGLGIFSKTWIKAGTEMGPFTGRVISPEHVDLCKNNNLMWEVFNEDGTVRYFIDASQEDHRSWMTYIKCARNEQEQNLEVVQIGNSIFYKAIEMIPPDQELLVWYGNSHNTFLGIPGVPGLEEEQKKNKHEDFHAVETGASTTGRMRCVICHRGFNSRSNLRSHMRIHTLDKPFVCRFCNRRFSQSSTLRNHVRLHTGERPYKCQVCQSAYSQLAGLRAHQKSARHRPPNASLQAHSPALPVPHPASLAHHIPTMVL